One part of the Mariniflexile litorale genome encodes these proteins:
- a CDS encoding sigma-70 family RNA polymerase sigma factor — translation MSNHQINPNKWIDLYSDYLYNYTISRVSDREIAQDLVQDTFLAALKSMKNFKGEASERTWLISILKRKVIDHYRKINSNKGKAEVRITYNDDSETEGDWLEERVADPFDKTAEDTMQNSELGNAIFNCLSKLPQKQAQVFRMKTIEGYETEVICNELNITASNLWVIIHRARTAMADCLKENWF, via the coding sequence ATGTCTAACCATCAAATTAATCCAAATAAGTGGATCGATTTATATTCCGATTACCTATACAACTACACCATTTCGCGTGTAAGTGATAGAGAAATTGCGCAAGACTTGGTACAAGATACTTTTTTGGCTGCCCTAAAATCAATGAAAAACTTTAAAGGTGAAGCCAGCGAACGTACTTGGTTGATTTCAATTTTAAAGAGAAAAGTTATTGATCACTACCGAAAAATAAATTCAAATAAAGGAAAAGCAGAAGTTCGAATCACATATAACGACGATAGTGAGACTGAAGGTGATTGGTTAGAAGAACGTGTTGCAGACCCTTTTGACAAAACTGCTGAAGACACCATGCAAAACAGTGAACTTGGTAACGCAATCTTTAACTGTTTAAGCAAATTACCTCAAAAACAAGCCCAAGTTTTTAGAATGAAAACAATAGAAGGCTACGAAACCGAAGTAATTTGTAATGAACTAAATATTACAGCGTCTAACCTTTGGGTAATTATTCATAGAGCACGTACCGCCATGGCAGATTGCTTAAAAGAAAATTGGTTTTAA
- a CDS encoding DUF2071 domain-containing protein produces MKSTNIFMKGHWEDLIMTTFEIDEAILKPYLPKDTQLDLYNGKTLLSMVAFRFTKVRFFGFNVLMHQNFGQINFRFYVKSKIDNSKGVVFIKEFAPKPLITWVANIFYNEPYHFKNITYNKYLKNKKIALEYNYKTYKTKAKGSVTTHELTSNTLEHFVVARYIAFINNKDNKTLQYKIQHKPWRLYNLENSYYDKELLNLLPKPFKKLKYISTCFVNGSSVAVEKGKIQ; encoded by the coding sequence ATGAAATCAACTAATATATTTATGAAAGGTCATTGGGAAGATTTAATCATGACAACTTTTGAAATAGATGAAGCCATTCTTAAACCCTATTTACCAAAGGACACCCAATTAGACTTATATAATGGTAAAACGTTGCTAAGCATGGTTGCTTTCAGGTTTACAAAGGTTCGTTTTTTTGGTTTTAACGTACTTATGCATCAAAACTTTGGGCAAATAAACTTCAGGTTTTATGTAAAATCTAAAATCGACAATTCAAAAGGCGTTGTATTTATAAAAGAATTTGCTCCAAAGCCATTAATTACTTGGGTAGCAAACATATTCTATAATGAACCCTATCATTTTAAAAACATAACTTACAACAAGTATCTAAAAAACAAAAAAATTGCTTTAGAATACAATTACAAAACATATAAAACAAAAGCAAAAGGGAGTGTAACCACTCATGAATTAACAAGTAACACATTGGAACATTTTGTAGTCGCCAGATATATTGCGTTTATAAATAATAAAGACAACAAAACATTGCAATATAAAATACAACATAAACCATGGCGGCTTTACAATTTAGAAAACTCTTATTATGATAAAGAGTTACTAAATCTATTGCCTAAACCTTTTAAAAAACTAAAATATATTTCAACTTGTTTTGTTAATGGTTCTTCTGTGGCGGTAGAAAAAGGAAAAATTCAATAA
- a CDS encoding DUF4136 domain-containing protein has product MRVYTFLFLAIFLVSCAPIRVNYDFEKGTNFDQYKTYNYYSEMQTGLSDLDTKRFLDALDAKMTAKGFALSDTPDFFVDIKSSQYQEAQRNNVGVGLGGGGGHVGGGISIGLPIGQANVNRQITIDFVDENKKQLFWQAVSESSFNPKSTPEKREQLFNTIAEKVLTQYPPKK; this is encoded by the coding sequence ATGAGAGTCTATACATTTCTATTTTTAGCCATCTTTCTGGTTTCATGTGCCCCCATTCGTGTTAACTACGATTTCGAAAAAGGAACCAATTTCGACCAATACAAAACATATAACTATTACAGTGAGATGCAAACTGGTTTAAGCGACTTAGATACTAAACGGTTTTTAGACGCTTTAGATGCTAAAATGACGGCCAAAGGGTTTGCTCTATCCGATACTCCAGATTTTTTTGTAGATATTAAAAGCAGCCAATACCAAGAAGCACAACGCAATAACGTAGGTGTTGGTTTAGGTGGAGGCGGGGGCCATGTTGGTGGCGGGATCTCTATAGGACTTCCTATAGGTCAAGCCAATGTTAACCGCCAAATCACTATCGATTTTGTAGATGAAAACAAAAAGCAACTTTTTTGGCAAGCTGTCAGTGAGTCTAGTTTTAATCCAAAATCAACACCCGAAAAAAGAGAACAACTTTTTAATACCATTGCAGAAAAAGTATTGACGCAATATCCTCCAAAGAAATAA
- the obgE gene encoding GTPase ObgE, with amino-acid sequence MTEGNFVDYVKMFVSSGNGGKGSSHLHREKFIEKGGPDGGDGGRGGHVILRGNSNLWTLLHLKFKKHIRAGHGLSGSKSRSFGADGTDEYVDVPLGTVVRDTETNEIIFEITDDGEERIIAQGGKGGLGNWHFRTPTNQTPRYSQPGIPLEEKHITLELKVLADVGLVGFPNAGKSTLLSVVTSAKPKIADYEFTTLKPNLGIVKYRDFQTFVMADIPGIIEGAAEGRGLGHYFLRHIERNSILLFLIPADAPDIKKQYDILLDELRRYNPEMLDKDRIIAISKCDMLDDELKAELKELLDNELPIPYLFISSVAQQGITELKDKLWKMLNS; translated from the coding sequence ATGACAGAAGGGAACTTCGTAGATTACGTAAAAATGTTTGTTAGCTCTGGTAACGGAGGTAAAGGATCTTCGCATTTACACCGCGAAAAATTTATAGAAAAAGGAGGTCCCGATGGTGGCGATGGTGGCCGTGGTGGTCATGTTATTCTTCGAGGAAATTCAAATCTTTGGACACTTCTTCATTTAAAATTTAAAAAACACATTCGTGCAGGGCACGGATTGAGTGGTAGTAAAAGTAGAAGTTTTGGTGCCGATGGTACAGATGAATATGTAGATGTGCCTTTAGGAACGGTGGTTCGTGATACCGAAACCAATGAAATTATTTTTGAAATCACAGATGACGGTGAAGAAAGAATTATTGCACAAGGTGGTAAAGGAGGATTAGGGAATTGGCATTTTAGAACCCCCACTAACCAAACACCGCGTTATTCGCAACCAGGTATTCCGTTAGAAGAAAAACACATTACTTTAGAATTAAAAGTACTTGCAGATGTGGGCTTAGTAGGTTTCCCAAATGCCGGTAAATCGACGTTGCTATCTGTGGTAACATCTGCAAAACCAAAAATTGCCGATTACGAATTTACAACGCTTAAGCCTAATTTAGGAATTGTAAAATATCGCGATTTTCAAACCTTTGTGATGGCTGATATTCCTGGAATTATTGAAGGAGCAGCTGAAGGGCGCGGACTAGGACATTACTTTTTACGTCACATAGAGCGTAATTCCATTCTGCTATTTTTAATTCCTGCTGATGCACCCGATATTAAAAAGCAATACGATATTCTGTTAGATGAGTTGCGTCGATACAATCCAGAAATGTTGGATAAAGACCGTATCATTGCCATTTCAAAATGCGATATGTTAGACGATGAGCTAAAAGCAGAATTAAAAGAATTGTTGGATAATGAATTGCCTATACCTTATTTATTTATTTCATCGGTGGCACAACAAGGTATCACTGAGTTAAAAGATAAGCTTTGGAAAATGTTAAATAGTTAG
- a CDS encoding M64 family metallopeptidase produces the protein MKHLLLTILLIGFQQTSAQVFDKETIKNFDNDEKRINLVILSEGYKTSELPQFRIDAVSFTNALFSQSPFKEYANYFNVHIIKVPSNESGADHPGTGIDVTEPKTPIKIVDTYFNATFDSYGYHRLLYYEIDGNAANNTQAKIYNVLADNFPTYDQGLILVNSTVYGGSGGEFPMASKGVENGVSATEVAIHELGHSFANLKDEYFPLDEIYFNEAINMTQESNPSFIKWKNWLNGNGIGIYKYYTTGYAANWYRPHQACKMRYLGYPFCSVCKEGIIEKIHSLVSPIESYTPVSNTINSPSFPIDFHLELIKPNPNTLKSKWTLNASDFANDVDEVSILETDLNTGMNTLTVAVNDATGFLKVDNHDSFHVYTVTWTIDNSALGVKDITSEIINYNIAMYPNPSSTFVNFKFESNHDTRLKVDILSLDGKKIKTISINNYQTNEVDISNLSTGIYLTNFYSRNALIASKKLVKN, from the coding sequence ATGAAACATCTTCTACTCACTATTTTGTTGATTGGTTTCCAGCAGACATCTGCTCAAGTTTTCGATAAAGAAACCATTAAGAACTTTGATAATGATGAGAAAAGAATCAACTTAGTTATTTTAAGTGAAGGCTACAAAACTAGTGAATTACCCCAATTTAGAATAGATGCCGTAAGCTTTACAAATGCTTTATTTAGTCAATCGCCTTTTAAAGAATATGCCAATTATTTTAATGTTCATATTATAAAAGTACCATCAAATGAAAGTGGTGCAGACCACCCTGGGACGGGTATTGATGTTACTGAACCAAAAACTCCCATAAAAATAGTAGACACTTATTTTAATGCTACATTTGATTCTTATGGATATCATAGGTTACTTTATTACGAAATTGATGGGAATGCCGCCAATAATACGCAAGCCAAAATATACAATGTTTTAGCTGACAATTTCCCAACTTACGACCAAGGATTGATTTTAGTAAACTCAACTGTTTACGGTGGTTCGGGCGGAGAATTCCCCATGGCTTCTAAAGGTGTAGAAAATGGTGTTAGTGCCACTGAAGTTGCCATACATGAATTAGGGCACTCCTTTGCGAACTTAAAAGATGAATATTTTCCGCTTGATGAAATTTATTTTAATGAAGCCATTAATATGACCCAAGAATCCAATCCTAGCTTCATAAAATGGAAAAATTGGTTGAACGGAAATGGAATTGGTATTTACAAGTATTACACAACTGGATATGCAGCCAATTGGTACAGACCGCATCAAGCTTGTAAAATGCGCTACTTAGGCTATCCTTTCTGTTCAGTTTGCAAAGAAGGAATTATAGAAAAGATTCATAGTTTGGTGTCGCCAATTGAATCTTACACCCCTGTTTCAAATACAATAAACAGCCCTTCCTTTCCAATCGATTTTCATTTGGAGTTAATAAAACCCAATCCGAATACCTTAAAAAGTAAATGGACATTAAATGCCTCCGATTTCGCTAACGATGTTGATGAAGTAAGTATTTTAGAAACCGATTTGAATACAGGAATGAATACGCTAACTGTTGCTGTAAACGATGCGACTGGGTTTTTAAAAGTTGACAATCATGATAGTTTTCATGTATATACCGTAACATGGACTATAGATAATTCTGCCTTAGGTGTTAAAGACATAACGAGCGAGATTATTAATTATAATATTGCCATGTATCCCAACCCAAGCTCTACGTTTGTTAATTTTAAATTTGAAAGTAATCATGATACCCGTCTAAAAGTTGACATTTTAAGTTTAGATGGAAAAAAGATTAAAACAATTTCAATTAACAACTATCAAACAAATGAGGTCGACATTAGTAATTTAAGCACAGGAATTTATTTAACTAATTTCTATTCTAGAAATGCGCTTATTGCTAGTAAAAAACTAGTGAAAAATTAA
- the purE gene encoding 5-(carboxyamino)imidazole ribonucleotide mutase — MNKVGVIMGSKSDLPVMQDAIDILKDFNIEVEVDIVSAHRTPEKLFDYGKHAHTKGFAVIIAGAGGAAHLPGMIASLSPLPVIGVPVKSSNSIDGWDSVLSILQMPGGVPVATVALNGAKNAGILAAQIIGTSNSSVLEKIIDYKESLKQIVYESAKDLK, encoded by the coding sequence ATGAATAAAGTAGGAGTTATTATGGGAAGCAAAAGCGATTTGCCAGTAATGCAAGACGCTATTGATATTTTAAAAGATTTTAATATCGAGGTAGAAGTTGACATTGTATCGGCGCATCGTACCCCAGAAAAACTATTCGATTATGGTAAACATGCACACACCAAAGGGTTTGCCGTTATTATAGCTGGCGCTGGTGGTGCAGCCCATTTACCAGGCATGATTGCATCTTTATCTCCATTACCTGTTATTGGTGTTCCTGTAAAAAGCAGTAATTCCATTGATGGTTGGGATTCGGTATTATCCATTCTACAAATGCCTGGAGGTGTTCCCGTTGCCACGGTAGCACTTAACGGTGCTAAAAATGCTGGCATATTAGCTGCTCAAATTATCGGCACCAGCAACTCTTCTGTTTTAGAAAAAATAATAGACTATAAAGAATCTTTAAAACAAATTGTTTACGAATCGGCTAAAGATTTAAAATAA
- a CDS encoding M3 family metallopeptidase, translating to MTKNILLKPFNTPFNSAPFSKIENDHFLPAFKQCIQEAKNEIDTIVNNNEEPTFKNTIEALDFSGEQLDRVSSIFFNLNSAETNDSIQKIAQEVSPLLSEFSNDITLNKALFKRVKSVFDSKDTLNLTTEQQTLLDKKYKSFSRNGANLSNDKKEKLREIDKELSKLKLKFGENVLAETNKFEMLITDESELTGLPEGAMEAAKQLAESKNKEGWLFTLDYPSYIPFVTYADNRELRKKLSLAAGSKGFNNDALDNQDIVLKIAKLRFDRANLLGYKTHAHFVLEERMAKTPEKVLEFSNELLEKAKPAADKEFQNLQNFAKDLDGIEQLEKWDGSYYSEKLKQKLFSLDDELLKPYFKLENVIDGAFTVAHKLFDLNFEEINNIDTYHEDVLTYKVTNTKGDLVSIFYADFFPRAGKRNGAWMTSFKPQSIKNGINDRPHISIVCNFTKPTKSKPSLLTFNEVTTLFHEFGHALHGMLANTTYPSLSGTSVFWDFVELPSQIMENWCYEKDALSLFAKHYETGEVIPMDLVEKIKDSATFHQGMQTLRQISFGLLDMSWHTGKSPETITSVKAHETEAFKNTTLYPEVLENCMSTSFSHIFQGGYSSGYYSYKWAEVLDADAFEYFKESGIFNKEIATKFKDFVLSQGGTEDPMTLYKRFRGKEPQPEALLRRAGLMK from the coding sequence ATGACAAAAAACATCTTATTAAAACCATTTAATACACCATTTAATTCTGCCCCTTTTTCAAAAATTGAAAACGATCACTTTCTTCCCGCGTTTAAACAATGTATTCAAGAGGCTAAGAATGAAATTGATACTATTGTAAATAATAATGAAGAACCCACTTTTAAAAACACCATTGAAGCTTTAGATTTTTCAGGTGAACAATTAGATAGAGTTTCCAGTATCTTTTTCAATTTAAATTCAGCAGAAACTAATGACAGTATTCAAAAAATTGCTCAGGAAGTATCGCCTTTATTATCTGAATTTAGTAATGATATCACATTAAATAAAGCATTATTTAAGCGTGTAAAATCTGTTTTCGATTCAAAAGACACGTTAAATTTAACGACCGAACAACAAACACTACTGGACAAAAAATACAAGAGTTTTTCACGAAATGGCGCTAATTTATCAAACGATAAAAAAGAAAAACTTCGCGAAATTGATAAAGAGTTAAGCAAGTTAAAGCTGAAATTTGGAGAAAACGTATTAGCCGAAACCAACAAGTTCGAAATGCTGATTACAGACGAATCTGAATTGACTGGTTTACCGGAAGGTGCTATGGAAGCAGCAAAACAATTAGCCGAATCTAAAAACAAAGAAGGCTGGTTGTTTACTTTAGATTATCCAAGTTACATTCCGTTTGTAACCTATGCAGATAACAGAGAGCTTCGTAAAAAACTAAGCCTAGCTGCAGGCAGTAAAGGTTTTAACAATGACGCTTTAGATAACCAAGACATTGTTTTAAAAATTGCTAAATTACGATTTGACCGTGCCAATTTGCTAGGTTATAAAACCCATGCACATTTTGTGTTAGAAGAACGCATGGCAAAAACACCTGAAAAAGTTCTAGAATTTTCAAATGAATTATTGGAAAAAGCAAAACCTGCTGCGGATAAAGAATTTCAAAACCTTCAAAATTTCGCTAAAGATCTGGACGGTATAGAGCAACTTGAAAAATGGGACGGTTCTTATTATTCAGAAAAGTTAAAGCAAAAACTATTTAGCTTAGATGATGAGTTATTAAAGCCTTATTTCAAACTAGAAAATGTTATTGATGGTGCTTTTACAGTGGCTCATAAATTATTTGATTTAAATTTTGAAGAAATAAACAACATCGATACATACCACGAAGATGTTTTAACCTATAAAGTAACCAACACTAAAGGTGATTTAGTATCTATTTTTTACGCCGATTTTTTCCCAAGAGCTGGAAAACGTAATGGTGCCTGGATGACTTCTTTCAAACCGCAATCTATTAAAAACGGAATCAATGATAGGCCACATATTTCCATCGTTTGTAATTTTACAAAACCAACAAAAAGCAAACCTTCATTATTAACTTTTAATGAAGTAACTACTTTATTTCATGAGTTTGGTCATGCATTGCATGGTATGTTAGCAAACACTACTTATCCTAGTTTATCGGGCACTAGTGTATTTTGGGATTTTGTAGAATTACCTAGTCAGATTATGGAAAACTGGTGTTATGAAAAAGATGCTTTATCATTATTTGCCAAACATTATGAAACAGGTGAAGTGATTCCAATGGATTTGGTCGAAAAAATAAAAGATTCAGCCACATTTCATCAAGGTATGCAAACCTTGCGTCAAATAAGTTTTGGCTTATTAGATATGAGTTGGCATACAGGCAAATCGCCAGAAACTATAACAAGTGTAAAAGCACATGAAACTGAAGCTTTTAAAAACACAACACTCTATCCTGAAGTTCTTGAAAATTGTATGAGTACATCATTTTCTCATATTTTTCAAGGTGGTTATTCATCAGGCTATTACAGCTATAAATGGGCCGAAGTTTTAGATGCCGATGCCTTTGAATATTTTAAAGAATCGGGTATCTTTAACAAAGAAATTGCTACCAAGTTCAAAGATTTTGTATTATCTCAAGGAGGAACAGAAGACCCCATGACGCTTTACAAACGCTTTCGCGGAAAAGAACCTCAACCTGAAGCTTTATTGAGACGAGCAGGACTAATGAAATAA
- a CDS encoding 5-(carboxyamino)imidazole ribonucleotide synthase, whose protein sequence is MNYFSSNFKLGILGGGQLGKMLLNDTRKFDIYTCVLDPSNEAPCKIASNEFHLGDLMDYDAVYNFGKQVNVLTIEIENVNVDALETLEKEGVKVYPSSKTLRIIQNKATQKLFYVDNNLPTAPFSRFAYTSEIKEAINHGGLSLPFVWKCAQFGYDGTGVKIVKSIEDLEGLPNVECITETLVPFKNELAVIVARNPSGDIKTFPVVEMEFHPDANQVEYVICPARVSDAVAKKAVEVALNTSKAYNHVGLLAVEMFQTQNDDILINEVAPRPHNSGHQTIEASYTSQFEQHLRAILNLPLGRTNSKVGGVMVNLVGAEGCSGNVVYENIEAIMKLDGVTPHIYGKKQTRPFRKMGHVTIVNEDLNEARRIAEEVKKTIKVISE, encoded by the coding sequence ATGAATTATTTTTCTTCAAATTTTAAACTTGGTATTCTTGGTGGTGGCCAATTAGGTAAAATGCTACTTAACGACACACGAAAATTTGATATTTATACCTGTGTTTTAGATCCCAGCAATGAAGCGCCGTGTAAAATTGCTAGTAACGAATTTCATCTAGGAGATTTAATGGATTACGATGCGGTTTATAACTTTGGAAAACAGGTAAATGTATTAACCATTGAAATTGAAAATGTAAATGTAGACGCTTTAGAAACTCTTGAAAAAGAAGGTGTCAAAGTATATCCATCGTCAAAAACATTACGCATCATTCAAAATAAAGCGACTCAAAAATTATTTTACGTCGACAACAATTTACCAACGGCGCCGTTTTCTCGTTTTGCATATACGTCTGAAATTAAAGAAGCTATTAATCATGGAGGTTTATCACTTCCTTTCGTTTGGAAATGTGCCCAATTTGGATACGATGGAACAGGCGTGAAAATTGTAAAATCAATTGAAGATTTAGAAGGATTACCTAATGTAGAGTGCATAACAGAAACACTGGTTCCTTTCAAAAACGAATTAGCAGTTATTGTAGCAAGAAACCCATCAGGTGACATAAAAACGTTTCCTGTTGTAGAAATGGAATTCCACCCTGATGCAAACCAAGTAGAATATGTTATTTGCCCTGCAAGAGTATCCGATGCTGTTGCAAAAAAAGCAGTAGAAGTTGCCCTAAACACTTCAAAAGCATATAACCATGTGGGGTTATTAGCTGTTGAAATGTTTCAAACACAAAATGATGATATCCTGATAAACGAAGTCGCTCCAAGACCTCATAATTCTGGGCACCAAACTATTGAAGCTAGCTACACATCTCAGTTTGAACAACATTTAAGAGCTATTTTAAATTTGCCTTTAGGAAGAACAAATAGTAAAGTAGGTGGTGTTATGGTAAATTTAGTGGGTGCAGAAGGATGTAGTGGCAATGTTGTTTATGAAAATATTGAGGCCATTATGAAACTAGATGGTGTAACGCCACATATTTATGGTAAAAAACAAACCAGACCCTTCAGAAAAATGGGACATGTTACCATTGTGAATGAAGATTTAAATGAAGCACGACGCATTGCAGAAGAAGTAAAAAAAACAATTAAAGTGATTTCAGAATAA
- a CDS encoding MarR family transcriptional regulator: MNYEEAKIKFISTWGSLGTLWGINKAMAQIQALLFISIKPLSMEEIMEELQISRGNTSMNLRQLIDWGIVTKDLIPGERKEYFYTEKDVQELARIVAKERSRREIKPVIKVLKDVSSIEDDGTEKTKELIKQTKALHDLTENADAIISKLVTQEQNWITKSLLKLFS, from the coding sequence ATGAATTATGAAGAAGCAAAAATAAAATTTATAAGTACTTGGGGAAGTTTAGGTACTCTTTGGGGCATTAATAAAGCCATGGCTCAAATTCAAGCATTACTTTTTATTTCCATCAAACCATTATCAATGGAAGAAATTATGGAAGAGCTTCAAATTTCACGGGGAAATACTAGTATGAATTTACGTCAGTTAATAGATTGGGGAATCGTAACCAAAGATCTCATACCTGGTGAACGTAAGGAATATTTTTACACCGAAAAAGATGTACAAGAATTAGCGAGAATTGTTGCGAAAGAACGCAGCCGAAGAGAAATTAAACCTGTTATTAAAGTATTAAAAGATGTTTCATCTATAGAAGATGACGGAACGGAAAAAACTAAAGAATTGATTAAACAAACCAAAGCATTGCATGATTTAACTGAAAATGCTGATGCTATAATTAGCAAACTCGTAACCCAAGAACAGAACTGGATTACAAAATCATTATTGAAATTATTCAGTTAA
- a CDS encoding adenylate kinase → MIKLHDKYFKPFISAKEIDAVMERLATDISNDIGDEIPVFVGILNGSFMVVSDFVKKYPKPCEVTFIKLASYEGVKSTEDIQRLIGLTQDLTGRTVVILEDIIDTGNTLTEVHRIFKNEQVKSLKIATLFYKPEAYKKDYKLHYIGMEIPNKFIVGYGLDYDGLGRNIPEVYQIKETQFMTNLVLFGPPGAGKGTQAEFLKTKYNLVHISTGDVFRFNIKNETALGMLAKSYMDKGELVPDQVTIDMLNAEVEKNAKANGFIFDGFPRTNAQAEALDKLLESKDSSINAMVALEVDDEILVERLIGRGKTSGRADDADESIIRNRIKEYYDKTAILKDYYSAQNKYFGVNGIGSVEDITVRLSEVIDKL, encoded by the coding sequence GTGATAAAGCTACACGATAAATATTTTAAACCATTTATTTCAGCAAAAGAAATAGATGCTGTCATGGAGCGTTTGGCAACAGACATTTCAAACGATATTGGAGACGAAATCCCTGTGTTTGTTGGTATTTTAAACGGGTCGTTTATGGTAGTGAGCGATTTTGTAAAAAAGTACCCCAAACCCTGTGAGGTAACGTTTATTAAATTAGCTTCCTATGAAGGTGTAAAATCTACCGAAGACATTCAACGTTTAATAGGTTTAACACAAGATTTAACAGGACGAACAGTCGTTATTTTAGAAGATATTATTGATACTGGCAATACTTTAACAGAAGTGCATCGTATTTTTAAAAATGAACAGGTGAAATCGTTAAAAATTGCCACTTTGTTTTATAAACCTGAAGCTTATAAAAAAGATTACAAATTACATTATATAGGTATGGAAATTCCGAATAAATTTATAGTGGGCTACGGCTTAGACTATGATGGGTTGGGAAGAAACATACCAGAAGTCTATCAAATAAAAGAAACACAATTCATGACAAATTTAGTACTATTTGGTCCTCCAGGGGCAGGAAAAGGCACGCAAGCAGAATTTTTAAAAACTAAATATAATTTAGTACACATCTCTACAGGTGATGTTTTTAGATTTAATATTAAAAATGAAACCGCTTTAGGTATGTTGGCTAAATCCTATATGGATAAAGGTGAATTAGTACCAGACCAAGTTACTATTGATATGTTAAATGCAGAAGTCGAAAAAAACGCTAAAGCCAATGGTTTTATTTTTGATGGATTTCCACGTACCAATGCGCAAGCTGAAGCTTTAGACAAACTATTGGAAAGTAAAGATTCTTCAATAAACGCTATGGTTGCTTTAGAGGTTGATGATGAAATTTTAGTAGAACGTTTAATAGGTAGAGGAAAAACTAGCGGACGCGCCGATGATGCTGATGAGTCTATTATCCGTAATAGAATTAAAGAATATTACGATAAAACGGCTATTTTAAAAGACTATTACTCGGCTCAAAACAAATATTTTGGAGTTAATGGTATAGGGAGCGTTGAAGATATTACGGTACGTTTAAGTGAGGTTATTGATAAACTTTAA
- a CDS encoding DoxX family membrane protein encodes MNSKIFMIIRIILGLFMLIFGLNKFLNFLPAPEGMSEAAGAYFGALISAKVIILVGIVEVLAGLALIFNKYGALLALILMSVSVNIVLFHITLNPEGIGPGLAVLILNILVLYGYKAKYKDLLAG; translated from the coding sequence ATGAATTCAAAAATTTTTATGATAATACGAATTATTCTAGGTCTTTTTATGCTTATTTTTGGGCTTAATAAATTTTTAAATTTTCTACCTGCACCAGAGGGAATGTCCGAAGCAGCAGGTGCTTATTTTGGTGCTTTAATATCTGCTAAAGTAATAATCTTAGTGGGTATTGTTGAGGTTTTAGCTGGCTTAGCTTTAATATTCAATAAATATGGTGCTTTATTAGCTTTAATCTTAATGAGTGTTTCTGTAAATATTGTTCTTTTTCACATCACTTTAAATCCAGAAGGCATAGGTCCTGGATTGGCTGTTTTAATTTTAAATATTTTAGTACTATATGGCTATAAAGCTAAGTACAAAGATTTACTTGCCGGATAG